TCAACAATAatgggagtgtgtgtttttcaggGAGACCAGCTTATGAAATGGATGAAAGCCATCCAGACTGGGCACCCTCATTACATCTCGGACACACGGAGGTGGAAGCTGGAGATAACAAGAGTCTACACATAACATTGAATGAGGAGGGACTTTCTCCAACAAGAGAGGAGTACGAGCGACTATGTCAACATTGTGAGTGAGCCCCCCTCCCTTGGCTGAAAATTAGTGCACAACAAGCATCCACAATAATTCCtttttgtgtcctgcagacacCCAGCGGCTGATTGGTTGTCAAGAAGAATGTCCCTCTCAGCCACAGGAGGAGCAACAGACTAttaaacaggaagaggaggcgCCACAGCCTcctcacattaaagaggaagaggaggagccacagctcCCCTATGTTAAAGAGGAAgtggaggagccacagccccccTATGTTAAAGAAGAAGAGCCACAGTCCTCCtatgttaaagaggaagaggaggagccacagcccccctatgttaaagaagaagaggaagaactcTGGATCACTCAGGAGGGAGATCATCTTccagaggaggctgatctcaccagGTTGCCACTGACTCTTGTCTTCGTGAAGACtgaagaccatgaagacaaaccacctgagtcctcacagcttcatcatagtccaacatcacaagcagacaacctcttagctccactgtCTGATAGTGACGACACAACTTCACACAAACAGTCTGAAAGctcaaaaaagaaaacaggggAAAAACG
This is a stretch of genomic DNA from Doryrhamphus excisus isolate RoL2022-K1 chromosome 9, RoL_Dexc_1.0, whole genome shotgun sequence. It encodes these proteins:
- the LOC131135732 gene encoding oocyte zinc finger protein XlCOF8.4-like — its product is MDESHPDWAPSLHLGHTEVEAGDNKSLHITLNEEGLSPTREEYERLCQHYTQRLIGCQEECPSQPQEEQQTIKQEEEAPQPPHIKEEEEEPQLPYVKEEVEEPQPPYVKEEEPQSSYVKEEEEEPQPPYVKEEEEELWITQEGDHLPEEADLTRLPLTLVFVKTEDHEDKPPESSQLHHSPTSQADNLLAPLSDSDDTTSHKQSESSKKKTGEKRFNCSVCDKRFSRKNGLDQHMRTHTGEKPFSCSDCGKCFTIKANMERHMTIHTGEKPFSCSVCGKCFTQKTDMNLHMRTHKGEKPFSCSVCGKFFARKTHLKVHMRTHTGEKPFSCSDCGKRFTLKAHMQSHMRTHTGEKPFRCSDCGKGFSLESDLELHARAHKGENFLMLRLW